Proteins encoded together in one Schumannella luteola window:
- a CDS encoding SDR family oxidoreductase, whose amino-acid sequence MTDTASTSASATSDRSQFTFTDPTKLYADIDTPEQYQEGAGLDRDLVQKADLGEQSYRGSGRLTGRKALITGGDSGIGAATAIAFAREGADVAISYLPEEQPDAERIAGLIRDAGRVAVTIPGDIKDLEFCRELVERTVAQLGGLDILINNAGKQQNRPALEGISDEQLDETFRTNIYSMFRITKAALKYLPAGSTIVNTTSIQGYDPSPNLLDYASTKGAINNFTKGLAASLAPKGIRVNAVAPGPIWTPLQTAGGQPPEELPTVGEGTGLGRWGQPAELAPAFVFLASPESSYVVGETLNVNGGMTTP is encoded by the coding sequence ATGACCGACACCGCTTCGACCTCTGCCAGCGCGACATCCGACCGCAGCCAGTTCACCTTCACCGACCCCACGAAGCTCTACGCCGACATCGACACCCCGGAGCAGTACCAGGAGGGCGCCGGACTCGATCGCGACCTCGTCCAGAAGGCCGACCTGGGCGAGCAGAGCTACCGCGGCAGCGGGCGCCTCACCGGACGCAAGGCCCTCATCACGGGCGGCGACTCGGGCATCGGCGCCGCCACGGCGATCGCCTTCGCCCGCGAGGGCGCCGACGTCGCGATCTCCTACCTGCCCGAAGAGCAGCCCGATGCCGAGCGCATCGCCGGCCTCATCCGCGACGCAGGGCGCGTGGCCGTGACGATCCCGGGTGACATCAAGGACCTCGAGTTCTGCCGCGAGCTCGTCGAGCGCACCGTCGCCCAGCTCGGCGGCCTCGACATCCTCATCAACAACGCCGGCAAGCAGCAGAACCGCCCCGCGCTCGAGGGCATCAGCGACGAGCAGCTCGACGAGACCTTCCGCACGAACATCTACTCGATGTTCCGCATCACGAAGGCGGCGCTCAAGTACCTGCCCGCAGGCTCGACGATCGTGAACACGACCTCGATCCAGGGCTACGACCCCTCGCCGAACCTGCTCGACTACGCGTCGACGAAGGGCGCGATCAACAACTTCACCAAGGGACTCGCCGCCTCGCTCGCGCCGAAGGGCATCCGCGTCAACGCCGTCGCGCCCGGCCCGATCTGGACGCCGCTGCAGACGGCCGGCGGCCAGCCGCCCGAGGAGCTGCCCACGGTCGGCGAGGGAACCGGTCTCGGCCGCTGGGGTCAGCCCGCCGAGTTGGCGCCCGCCTTCGTGTTCCTCGCCTCGCCCGAGTCGAGCTACGTCGTCGGCGAGACGCTCAACGTCAACGGCGGGATGACCACGCCGTGA
- a CDS encoding HAD family hydrolase translates to MPESRAVLFDIDGTLVDSNYLHVDAWMRGLETVGHPAASWRVHRSIGMDSEALLDDLLPGVDQAGRDAATAEHKRSYLASVDRLRPLPGARETVLELLDAGVRVVLATSAPEDELGILVDVLDLSGLVDTGVIATTNADDVDTAKPHPGIIQVALERGGADAADSIMVGDAVWDVVAAGRAGVPALAVRTGGIGGDELIDAGARRVADSVADLRDELLG, encoded by the coding sequence GTGCCTGAGTCGCGCGCCGTGCTGTTCGACATCGACGGGACCCTCGTCGACTCCAATTACCTGCACGTCGACGCCTGGATGCGCGGGCTCGAGACGGTCGGACACCCGGCCGCCTCGTGGCGGGTGCATCGCTCGATCGGCATGGACTCGGAGGCACTGCTCGACGACCTGCTGCCGGGCGTCGACCAGGCCGGCCGGGATGCCGCGACCGCCGAGCACAAGCGTTCCTACCTCGCGAGCGTCGACCGGCTGCGCCCGCTCCCTGGTGCACGCGAGACGGTGCTCGAGCTGCTGGACGCGGGGGTGCGCGTCGTGCTGGCGACCTCCGCGCCAGAGGACGAGCTCGGCATCCTCGTCGACGTTCTCGACCTGAGCGGCCTGGTCGACACGGGCGTGATCGCGACCACGAACGCCGACGACGTCGACACCGCGAAGCCGCACCCCGGCATCATCCAGGTCGCCCTTGAACGCGGCGGGGCGGACGCTGCCGACTCGATCATGGTCGGCGATGCGGTGTGGGACGTGGTCGCGGCCGGTCGCGCCGGGGTGCCGGCGCTCGCGGTGCGCACGGGCGGCATCGGCGGCGACGAGCTGATCGACGCGGGAGCCCGCCGCGTGGCCGATTCGGTGGCCGACCTGCGCGACGAGCTCCTGGGTTGA
- a CDS encoding SDR family oxidoreductase has product MTDSPQHPDDAPASVRIDHRDFRPATAIVTASDSGIGRAIAVHLARAGMRVGVTWHSDEEGAFETARQVEAAGSSAVVERLDVTDRESALATIDRLIEQLGGVDVLVNNAGAGGGTPFLEMDWDEWRTTIATDLDGAFSVLQRTARHMVDHRVPGRLIAITSVHETQPRVGSSAYDAAKHGLGGLMKTLALELGEHGITANSVAPGEIATDMSESGGEDPYEVARPGIPLGRPGHVDEIAAVVAFLASPAASYVTGASWTVDGGMNQMGPQAGSHLESHGWRRA; this is encoded by the coding sequence ATGACCGACAGCCCCCAGCACCCCGACGATGCGCCAGCGTCCGTCCGCATCGACCACCGCGACTTCCGCCCGGCGACGGCGATCGTCACCGCATCCGACTCCGGCATCGGCCGCGCGATCGCCGTGCATCTCGCTCGAGCGGGGATGCGCGTCGGCGTCACCTGGCACAGCGACGAGGAGGGCGCTTTCGAGACCGCGCGCCAGGTGGAGGCGGCCGGGTCGAGCGCCGTCGTGGAACGGCTCGACGTCACCGATCGCGAGTCGGCGCTCGCGACGATCGACCGCCTGATCGAGCAGCTGGGCGGCGTGGACGTGCTCGTCAACAACGCCGGCGCCGGCGGCGGAACACCGTTCCTCGAGATGGACTGGGACGAGTGGCGCACGACGATCGCGACCGACCTCGACGGCGCCTTCTCGGTGCTGCAGCGCACCGCGCGGCACATGGTCGATCACCGCGTGCCCGGCCGGCTCATCGCGATCACGAGCGTGCACGAGACGCAGCCGCGCGTCGGCAGCTCGGCCTACGACGCCGCGAAGCACGGGCTCGGCGGTCTGATGAAGACGCTCGCCCTCGAACTCGGCGAGCACGGGATCACGGCGAACTCGGTCGCGCCCGGCGAGATCGCGACCGACATGTCGGAGTCGGGCGGCGAGGATCCCTACGAGGTCGCGCGCCCCGGTATCCCGCTCGGGCGCCCCGGGCACGTGGACGAGATCGCCGCGGTCGTCGCCTTCCTCGCCTCGCCTGCCGCGTCCTACGTCACGGGGGCATCGTGGACGGTCGACGGCGGCATGAACCAGATGGGTCCGCAGGCGGGCTCGCACCTCGAGTCGCACGGGTGGCGTCGTGCCTGA
- a CDS encoding ATP-dependent DNA ligase, whose translation MGRFSYDNSLSVDFDDRVLAHLQVVIGAKLRRGESFHFTWIDDESSGDGRTTVWMHPHANLVYKYFGKRAAVLNRAWIDALMFTANSVSGLHLMAEPPDRETRDRADDLG comes from the coding sequence ATGGGCCGATTCAGTTACGACAACTCGCTCAGCGTCGATTTCGACGATCGGGTGCTCGCCCACCTGCAGGTGGTGATCGGCGCGAAGCTGCGCCGCGGCGAGTCGTTCCACTTCACCTGGATCGACGACGAGTCCTCGGGTGATGGGCGCACCACGGTCTGGATGCACCCGCACGCCAACCTCGTCTACAAGTACTTCGGCAAACGCGCCGCAGTGCTGAACCGGGCCTGGATCGACGCGCTCATGTTCACCGCGAATTCGGTCAGCGGGCTCCATCTCATGGCCGAGCCGCCCGACCGCGAGACACGGGACCGCGCTGACGACCTGGGCTGA
- a CDS encoding 2'-5' RNA ligase family protein, with amino-acid sequence MVQSLELTLDAASDAAVRVEWDALAAAGLPSQAAHRHPSNRPHVTLLVRPAFDRPPLADPALAPVLAGLPLPLPLRLGAPVLFGRGERRVLARLVVPSAALLGLHGALHHAVRPGDDAPNTTPGEWTPHVTLARRIPLDRLGEALAVLDAADESGAVSLDGVAESLRHWDGDARIVTPLG; translated from the coding sequence ATGGTGCAGAGCCTCGAGCTGACGCTGGATGCCGCGAGCGACGCCGCCGTGAGAGTCGAGTGGGATGCGCTGGCCGCCGCCGGGCTGCCGAGCCAGGCCGCGCACCGTCATCCCAGCAACCGCCCGCACGTGACGCTGCTCGTGCGGCCCGCGTTCGACCGGCCGCCGCTCGCCGATCCGGCCCTCGCGCCGGTTCTCGCCGGGCTGCCGCTGCCGCTGCCGCTTCGGCTCGGTGCCCCGGTGCTGTTCGGCCGCGGCGAGCGCCGCGTGCTCGCTCGCCTCGTCGTGCCGAGCGCCGCGCTGCTCGGGCTGCACGGCGCCCTCCATCACGCCGTGAGGCCGGGCGATGACGCACCGAACACGACGCCGGGCGAGTGGACGCCGCATGTGACGCTCGCCCGCCGCATCCCGCTCGACCGACTCGGCGAAGCGCTCGCGGTGCTCGACGCCGCCGACGAATCGGGGGCTGTCTCGCTCGATGGCGTCGCCGAGTCGCTGCGCCACTGGGACGGCGACGCCCGGATCGTGACCCCGCTCGGCTGA
- a CDS encoding DMT family transporter, with product MSFLFLALAIVLEVGGTLSLRMAAHHGWKWIPPVVVGYALAFTMLSLTLQSGMTVGVAYGIWTAVGVALTALAGRILFTEPFTWVMGLGVALIIGGVLLVELGVHH from the coding sequence GTGAGCTTCCTCTTCCTGGCGCTGGCGATCGTGCTCGAGGTGGGCGGCACGCTGTCGCTGCGCATGGCCGCGCACCACGGCTGGAAGTGGATCCCGCCGGTCGTCGTCGGCTACGCGCTCGCGTTCACGATGCTGTCGCTCACGCTGCAGTCGGGCATGACTGTCGGTGTGGCCTACGGCATCTGGACGGCCGTCGGGGTCGCGCTGACGGCGCTCGCCGGCCGCATCCTGTTCACGGAGCCCTTCACCTGGGTCATGGGCCTCGGCGTCGCACTCATCATCGGCGGCGTGCTGCTCGTGGAGCTCGGCGTGCACCACTGA
- a CDS encoding DMT family transporter codes for MTRWLLLAGAIVCEVSATLALDAAQRNPGWFVLVAAGYLGAFLLLPQVLRRGVPLGVAYGLWGASGVALTAVLSAVLFGDPLTPTMLGGIALIIAGVLVVEIGSQRAERQRAQRERASGAAATSPDEIAGAES; via the coding sequence ATGACGCGCTGGCTGCTGCTCGCCGGCGCCATCGTCTGCGAGGTCTCGGCGACCCTCGCGCTGGATGCGGCGCAGCGGAATCCGGGATGGTTCGTGCTCGTCGCCGCCGGCTACCTCGGCGCCTTCCTGCTGTTGCCGCAGGTGCTGCGCCGCGGTGTGCCGCTCGGCGTCGCCTACGGACTGTGGGGTGCTTCGGGCGTCGCCCTCACCGCCGTGCTCAGCGCGGTGCTGTTCGGCGACCCGCTGACGCCGACCATGCTCGGCGGCATCGCGCTCATCATCGCGGGCGTGCTGGTGGTCGAGATCGGGTCGCAGCGCGCGGAACGGCAGCGTGCCCAGCGCGAGCGGGCGAGCGGCGCGGCGGCGACGTCGCCCGATGAGATCGCCGGGGCGGAGTCGTGA
- a CDS encoding VOC family protein, with translation MRIELTSVFVDDQRAALRFYTEVLGFEKRQDVPIGTDAWLTVASPERPDGPELLLEPAGHPAVKPYRDALKADGIPLLQLAVDDLDAEHARLTALGVEFPTPPMDAGPVRVAVLDDGCGNLIQLVQAVGGAS, from the coding sequence GTGCGCATCGAACTGACCAGCGTGTTCGTCGACGACCAGCGGGCTGCGCTCCGGTTCTACACCGAGGTGCTCGGCTTCGAGAAGCGACAGGATGTGCCGATCGGCACCGACGCGTGGCTCACCGTCGCGTCCCCCGAGCGTCCCGACGGGCCCGAGCTGCTGCTCGAGCCCGCGGGGCACCCCGCCGTCAAGCCCTACCGCGACGCGCTCAAGGCCGACGGCATCCCGCTGCTGCAGCTGGCCGTCGACGACCTCGACGCTGAGCACGCGCGGTTGACGGCGCTGGGGGTCGAGTTCCCGACGCCGCCGATGGACGCCGGGCCGGTGCGCGTCGCCGTGCTCGATGACGGCTGCGGCAACCTGATCCAGCTCGTCCAGGCGGTCGGCGGCGCGTCGTAG
- a CDS encoding TIGR03620 family F420-dependent LLM class oxidoreductase encodes MSWSERIGEVGVWRGTADVDAALAAEIEGLGFGAIWLGGSPPSDLRAAEALLDATERIVVATGIVNIWKSSAEELAASWQRIEARHPGRLLLGIGSGHREATPERVRPLAAMGAYLDVLDAAGVPVGARVLSAMGPKSLTLAAERSAGTHPYLTVPSQSAEQRAALGAGALIAPEQTVVLDEDAARARETARRFLAGYLNKANYVASMQRAGFTAADTDGAGSDRLVDEIVVHGSTARIATVVRAHLEAGADHVCVQVQPVAEPLETLRAIAGELGLRG; translated from the coding sequence GTGAGCTGGAGCGAGCGCATCGGCGAGGTCGGAGTCTGGCGGGGCACCGCCGATGTGGATGCGGCGCTCGCCGCCGAGATCGAGGGCCTCGGCTTCGGCGCGATCTGGCTGGGCGGTTCGCCGCCCTCCGATCTGCGGGCGGCAGAGGCGCTGCTCGACGCGACCGAGCGCATCGTCGTCGCCACCGGGATCGTGAACATCTGGAAGTCGTCGGCCGAGGAGCTGGCCGCGTCGTGGCAGCGCATCGAGGCGCGGCATCCGGGGCGTCTGCTGCTCGGCATCGGCTCGGGCCACCGCGAGGCGACGCCCGAGCGCGTGCGTCCGCTCGCGGCGATGGGCGCCTACCTCGACGTGCTCGACGCGGCCGGCGTTCCGGTCGGGGCCCGCGTGCTCTCCGCGATGGGACCGAAGTCACTCACGCTCGCCGCCGAGCGCAGCGCGGGCACGCATCCTTATCTGACGGTGCCGAGCCAGTCGGCCGAGCAGCGGGCCGCGCTCGGCGCGGGCGCGCTCATCGCCCCGGAACAGACGGTCGTGCTCGACGAGGATGCCGCGCGCGCCCGTGAGACCGCTCGCCGGTTCCTCGCCGGCTACCTGAACAAGGCCAACTACGTCGCCTCGATGCAGCGTGCCGGCTTCACGGCGGCCGACACCGACGGGGCAGGCAGTGACCGGCTCGTCGACGAGATCGTCGTGCATGGCTCGACCGCGCGGATCGCGACGGTGGTGCGCGCGCACCTCGAGGCCGGCGCCGACCACGTGTGCGTGCAGGTGCAGCCGGTCGCCGAACCGCTCGAGACGCTGCGGGCGATCGCGGGGGAGCTCGGGCTGCGCGGCTGA
- a CDS encoding GlsB/YeaQ/YmgE family stress response membrane protein, producing the protein MSFIAFLVLGLIAGAIAKLILPGKQPGGILLTLVLGVIGAMVGGWIAGFFDANVYTSFFSLSAWIAAIVGAIVVLLVYGLITGRKGARA; encoded by the coding sequence ATGAGCTTCATCGCGTTCCTCGTCCTCGGCCTCATCGCCGGCGCCATCGCCAAGCTGATCCTGCCCGGCAAGCAGCCCGGCGGCATCCTGCTCACCCTCGTGCTCGGCGTCATCGGCGCGATGGTCGGCGGCTGGATCGCCGGCTTCTTCGACGCGAACGTCTACACCAGCTTCTTCTCGCTCAGCGCCTGGATCGCCGCCATCGTCGGCGCGATCGTCGTGCTGCTCGTCTACGGCCTCATCACCGGTCGCAAGGGCGCGCGCGCCTGA
- a CDS encoding site-specific tyrosine recombinase XerD yields the protein MPAAADESEADGPAAGSPGDAPPRRPSALERQLERYLRHLTIERGRSEHTVSAYRRDLVPFLEALGDGEPAELLTAAAISAHSLALRERTPAPAASSLARILSSIRGFARFLVDEGVLDDDPARDVPAPKLPSRLPKALSYAQIERLLAATEGEDPVRLRDRALLELLYATGARVSEAVGLDVDDLVGPDGAADAVRLFGKGGKQRVVPVGSMARAAVEAYLVRARPELARRGAATPALFLGARGARVSRQSAWLIIRATAERAQLDVELSPHSLRHSFATHLLEGGADVRVVQELLGHANVATTQIYTLVTADSLRDAYVTAHPRAR from the coding sequence ATGCCCGCCGCGGCTGACGAATCCGAGGCCGACGGCCCTGCTGCCGGCTCGCCTGGCGACGCTCCGCCGCGCCGGCCCTCGGCGCTGGAGCGTCAGCTCGAGCGCTACCTGCGTCACCTCACGATCGAGCGCGGCCGCTCCGAGCACACCGTGTCGGCGTATCGTCGCGACCTCGTCCCGTTCCTGGAGGCGCTCGGCGACGGCGAGCCGGCCGAGTTGCTGACCGCCGCCGCGATCTCGGCGCACAGTCTCGCGCTGCGCGAGCGCACACCGGCGCCCGCCGCCTCGTCGCTCGCGCGCATCCTCTCGTCGATCCGCGGCTTCGCGCGCTTCCTCGTCGACGAGGGCGTGCTCGACGACGACCCGGCGCGCGACGTGCCCGCGCCGAAGCTGCCCTCACGGCTGCCGAAGGCGCTGAGCTACGCCCAGATCGAGCGCCTGCTCGCCGCGACCGAGGGCGAGGATCCGGTGCGCCTGCGCGACCGCGCCCTGCTCGAGCTGCTCTACGCGACCGGCGCGCGAGTCAGCGAGGCCGTCGGGCTGGACGTCGACGACCTGGTCGGCCCGGACGGCGCGGCGGATGCGGTGCGCCTGTTCGGCAAGGGCGGCAAGCAGCGTGTGGTGCCGGTGGGCTCGATGGCGCGCGCGGCGGTCGAGGCCTATCTGGTGCGGGCGCGGCCTGAGCTCGCCCGTCGCGGCGCCGCGACGCCGGCGCTGTTCCTCGGCGCCCGCGGCGCGCGGGTCTCGCGGCAGAGCGCGTGGCTCATCATCCGGGCTACGGCCGAGCGCGCCCAGCTCGACGTCGAGCTCTCGCCGCATTCGCTGCGGCACTCCTTCGCGACGCACCTTCTCGAGGGCGGAGCGGACGTTCGCGTCGTGCAGGAGCTGCTGGGCCACGCAAACGTCGCGACGACCCAGATCTACACGCTCGTCACGGCGGACAGCCTGCGCGATGCCTACGTGACGGCGCATCCGCGGGCGCGCTGA
- a CDS encoding NUDIX domain-containing protein translates to MSDSTELDALRTRLETGELADLPDPARILSSETVFDGHIWDVKRERFAFGDGELTREFVAHTGAVAVLALDEQDGVLLINQYRHPIRTRDWELPAGLLDIEGEDPQTAAARELAEETDLAAAEWEPLATFHTTPGGSDELLRVYLARGLSSVEAFDRGEEEAQIVRRWVALDEVVAAVLAGRLSNSILQIAVLTAHARRG, encoded by the coding sequence ATGAGCGACTCGACCGAACTGGATGCGCTGCGCACCCGCCTCGAGACCGGCGAGCTCGCCGATCTGCCCGACCCGGCGCGCATCCTCTCGAGCGAGACCGTCTTCGACGGGCACATCTGGGATGTGAAGCGCGAGCGCTTCGCCTTCGGCGACGGCGAGCTGACGCGCGAGTTCGTGGCGCACACCGGCGCCGTCGCGGTGCTGGCGCTCGACGAGCAGGACGGGGTGCTGCTGATCAACCAGTACCGCCACCCGATCCGCACTCGCGACTGGGAGCTGCCGGCCGGGCTGCTCGACATCGAGGGCGAGGATCCGCAGACGGCCGCCGCCCGGGAGCTCGCCGAGGAGACGGATCTCGCGGCCGCCGAGTGGGAGCCGCTCGCGACCTTCCACACGACGCCGGGCGGCAGCGACGAGCTGCTGCGCGTCTACCTCGCCCGCGGGCTCAGCTCGGTCGAGGCCTTCGACCGGGGCGAGGAGGAGGCGCAGATCGTGCGGCGCTGGGTTGCGCTCGACGAGGTCGTCGCGGCGGTGCTCGCCGGGCGCCTCAGCAACTCAATCCTGCAGATCGCGGTGCTGACCGCCCATGCCCGCCGCGGCTGA
- a CDS encoding CTP synthase, which yields MVNNSERQTTKHIFVTGGVVSSLGKGLTAASLGNLLTARGLRVVMQKLDPYLNVDPGTMNPFQHGEVFVTDDGAETDLDIGHYERFLGIDLDQAANVTTGQIYSNVIAKERRGEYLGDTVQVIPHITDEIKRRMRLQAVPPEDGTPAPDVIITEIGGTVGDIESQPFIEAARQIRHELTRRNVFFVHVSLVPYMGASGEQKTKPTQHSVAALRSIGIQPDALVLRSDRPVSESNKRKIALMCDVEEQAVVNAIDVPSIYDIPTMLTDQGLDGYIIEQLGLEKATEVDWSHWQGVLKAVHEPKHEVTIALVGKYIDLPDAYLSVTEALRAGGFAHEAKVSIRWVPSDECETPEGAERLLGDVDGICVPGGFGVRGIEGKLGALRFARENGIPTLGLCLGLQCMVIEYARHKAELPGASSTEFDPDTEFPVIATMAEQVDIIAGGDLGGTMRLGLYNADLAEGSIVAEVYGATTAAERHRHRYEVNNAYRDRIAEAGLVFSGISPDRTLVEYVELPREVHPFYVATQAHPELRSRPNRPHPLFRGLVGAALERQRASRLFEVAEAENGAAAAQGQTGEAQTAEVDA from the coding sequence GTGGTGAACAACTCGGAGCGGCAGACGACCAAGCACATCTTCGTGACCGGAGGTGTCGTCTCCTCCCTCGGGAAGGGCCTCACCGCCGCGAGTCTGGGCAATCTGCTCACCGCGCGCGGGCTGCGCGTCGTGATGCAGAAGCTGGATCCCTATCTGAACGTGGATCCGGGCACCATGAACCCCTTCCAGCACGGCGAGGTCTTCGTGACCGACGACGGCGCCGAGACCGACCTCGACATCGGTCACTACGAGCGCTTCCTCGGTATCGACCTCGATCAGGCCGCGAACGTCACCACCGGCCAAATCTACTCGAACGTGATCGCGAAGGAGCGTCGCGGAGAGTACCTCGGCGACACCGTGCAGGTCATCCCGCACATCACCGACGAGATCAAGCGACGCATGCGCCTGCAGGCCGTGCCGCCGGAGGACGGCACCCCCGCCCCCGACGTGATCATCACCGAGATCGGCGGCACCGTCGGCGACATCGAGTCGCAGCCCTTCATCGAGGCCGCCCGCCAGATCCGCCACGAGCTCACCCGCCGCAATGTCTTCTTCGTGCACGTCTCGCTCGTGCCCTACATGGGCGCCTCGGGCGAGCAGAAGACCAAGCCCACCCAGCACTCGGTCGCCGCTCTGCGCTCGATCGGAATCCAGCCGGATGCGCTGGTGCTACGCAGCGACCGGCCGGTCAGCGAGTCGAACAAGCGCAAGATCGCGCTCATGTGCGACGTCGAGGAGCAGGCCGTCGTCAATGCGATCGACGTGCCGTCGATCTACGACATCCCGACGATGCTGACCGACCAGGGCCTCGACGGCTACATCATCGAGCAGCTCGGCCTCGAGAAGGCCACGGAGGTCGACTGGAGCCACTGGCAGGGCGTGCTCAAGGCCGTGCACGAGCCCAAGCACGAAGTCACGATCGCCCTCGTCGGCAAGTACATCGACCTGCCCGACGCGTACCTCTCGGTGACCGAGGCCCTGCGCGCCGGCGGCTTCGCGCACGAGGCGAAGGTCAGCATCCGCTGGGTCCCCTCGGACGAGTGCGAGACCCCGGAGGGCGCGGAGCGTCTGCTCGGCGACGTCGACGGCATCTGCGTTCCCGGCGGCTTCGGCGTGCGCGGCATCGAGGGCAAGCTCGGCGCACTGCGCTTCGCGCGCGAGAACGGTATCCCGACCCTCGGCCTGTGCCTCGGCCTGCAGTGCATGGTCATCGAGTACGCCCGTCACAAGGCGGAGCTGCCCGGCGCCTCGTCGACCGAGTTCGACCCCGACACCGAGTTCCCGGTGATCGCGACGATGGCCGAGCAGGTCGACATCATCGCCGGCGGCGACCTGGGCGGCACGATGCGTCTGGGCCTTTACAACGCCGACCTCGCCGAGGGGTCGATCGTCGCGGAGGTGTACGGCGCGACCACCGCGGCCGAGCGCCACCGCCACCGCTACGAGGTCAACAACGCCTACCGCGACCGCATCGCCGAGGCCGGCCTGGTGTTCTCGGGCATCTCACCCGACCGCACCCTGGTCGAGTACGTCGAGCTGCCGCGCGAGGTGCACCCCTTCTACGTCGCCACGCAGGCGCACCCCGAGCTGCGCTCGCGCCCGAACCGCCCGCACCCGCTGTTCCGCGGACTCGTCGGCGCGGCCCTCGAGCGCCAGCGCGCCTCGCGGCTGTTCGAGGTCGCCGAGGCCGAGAACGGCGCCGCCGCCGCGCAGGGCCAGACCGGCGAGGCCCAGACCGCCGAGGTCGACGCCTGA